The genomic DNA CCGGACACGAAATTCAAAACCTGGATATTTATCCCGCAGGAGCTTTAAATATCGTATGGCGTCCTCGCAATGAGAACATCCTGCTCGGGTATAAATATCAACCCGTAACATCTGTTCGACATAGGACTCAACATTTTGCTCGTTCAAACCACGAGAACGATAGGCATTGCAGCCAATCAGTAACGGCGTTGAGTCCGCCGTAATTGAAAAATAGTCCAGAAACCTTTGATACTGCAGCAACTGCTTTTGATCGGCATTGTCCAGATCGACAGCTTGAAGTGTTGTGGCCTTGCGTGATCGTATGCTTTTATTCAGGGAGTTAAATAGCAGCAAATCTGTATTCTGATCACTGTGATAATAGAAAACCAGGACTGCGGTACGTTTGGTTTCCATTTGAGCATGGGCGTGGCGTATCACTAAGCCCGAAGAAGTTGTCATCAGAAATGCCACAATGGCCATCAATATGAAATATCTCCAACGTGCTACAGTATTCCACAGCAAGTCACAAGTATGATTGATCAATGTGATTTGGATTGATGTTTGCAACGTAATAATGAATCAACCTTCTATTTCTCTCAGGCGATGGTGATTTCGGAGTCCAGGTAAACGTCCTGAATGCGATTCAAAAGCTCGATACCCTCTTTCAGCGGTCGTTGAAAGGCTTTGCGGCCACTGATCAGCCCCATGCCACCTGCTCTTTTGTTAATCACTGCTGTTCGAACCGCCTGAGCAAGGTCTGAATTTCCAGAGGACGCTCCACCGGAGTTGATAAGGCCAGCTCGTCCCATATAACAATTGGCCACTTGATATCGACACAGATCGATCGGGTGATCAGAAGATAATTGCTCGTAGACGAGATCATTGGTTTTGCCAAATTGTATGGCTCGATAGCCTCCGTTGTTTGTGGCTTGTTTTTGCTTGATGATGTCCGCTTGAAGCGTAACTCCCAAATGGTTGGCCTGCCCAGTCAAATCGGCCGAGACATGATAGTCCTGATCAGTTTTGAAGGCTGGATTCCGTAGATAACACCACAAAAAACAGGCCAGGCCAAGTTCATGAGCCGTCTCAAATGCCAGGCTGACTTCTTCAATTTGACGGCGGGATTCGGGAGAGCCAAAGTAAATTGTAGCTCCGACGGCCACCGCACCCAGATCGTATGCTCTCTTCACAGAGGCGAACATCCGCTGATCATAAGAGTTTGGATAAGTAAGAAGTTCATTGTGATTTAATTTGACCAGAAACGGAATTCGATGCGCGTATTTTCGGGAGACTGCACCGAGAACTCCAACTGTGGATGCGACGGCATTGCATCCTCCTTCGATGGCGAGTCTTACTATGTTTTCCGGATCGAAATAATCAGGATTGACGGCAAAGGAGGCGCCGGCAGAATGTTCGACTCCTTGATCCACCGGCAATATCGACATGTACCCCGTCTGACTCAATCGGCCGTGAGCAAAGAGCGTTTCCAAGCTCCTGAGGACTCTCGAGTTTCTATCAGAATTTGCACATACTCGAGAAACGAAATCTGGCCCCGGAAGAGTCAGCCGTGATTTATCAATGGTTTGGCACTGGTGGTCCAGTAGAGATCCGCTTTCTTCCCCAAGAAGTTCAAGGATGGAATTCATGAGTCACTGCTCCTTTATAAAACCGACCGATGGCGACACTCTGATCAGGCATCTCGTCTGCGGGAAAAGTCATCCATGGGATTTTGTGAGAGATCGCGTAGACGGCTAATCGATTCAAGAGATCTTCATCATCGTCTCGTCTCTCAGAATGCTGTTCAATTACTCCTGTTGACTGGCTGTATAAACCCCAGACTTGAGTATCTTCGGCAAGACAAATCGATTCCAGTCGGCCAGTAAATAACTCTTCAAATATCACTTCAAGATCACTGGAAATATCAGGTAGTTCATGCCGTGTCAGAAAATCATCCAGGAACTTTTGACGTCGACCTGCAACAATTTCACTGATGAATGATAACGAATCGTATTGGAGATCTTCTACCGATTTCTGATCGGGATTACCTGACAGAACTCGACTTGAAAGATCTTGATCGGTAACAACCTTGCTAAATTCAACAGCAATTCGATTTTCAGCAGCGAGGAGAAGAGGACCGTGCTTGTCGGTGAGTTTTGGCTTGATCGCATCAAACACATGCTGGCAAAACTCGTGTAAGCGAATCTTTGAATGAGGGTCATCGGGTTCGGCTTGATGACCATGCAGTATTTCTTTTCCAGAGCCAACTGAGTGACGCTGAAGTCCAGGATCCGATATTTGAGCACGATCGACCGTCATACTCATCTGATCCAGTTCCGGGATCCTGAGTTGCGTTGGTTGACCTTCGCTAACTTGAATAAGACGAACATGATTCTGACTCAGAGCCAAAACCATGTAAGGAATCTGCTCCTGAACGACGGGAAGCAAAGGTCGGAGGTAAAAATGGTCTCCTACAAAGACTAACTCGGGAACAGGGTCGGGGAGCGCATAGTGATGAATCTGCTGATCTGATATCAGAATCACCATTCCTTGAGAACGCTTTTTCCAGACGGTCTTCTCTGCAAATGACATCACCTTATTGATAAACTTCTCAGCTTCTGGCTGCTCGAACCACCAGTTTGCCAGAGTGCTCTCTGCTTGCTTTAACAAATTGCGTAAACGGATTGAGTTCTGCTTCGACTCTCGTCCAGTGATTTCGACTGGAAGATAAACGGAGACGAGTGGTGGAGTATTTTGATTTGCGAATTCGAATAACTCTTTTGTCTTAATGTCACACATTTTCGATCCAGAAGTCCACAGCGAACAACTTCGCTGCCCTCTCTATTGTGAGTGCCTGGCTAATACAAAATAAGCAAATGATAAAGAGTCGGGTGAGTGCACCTGCACACACCCGAAAATTCTGATTAACCTTTGATGGCTACCTTGTGACATTTTGCCTCTTCACATTTCGGCATCGTTACGGTCAGAACGCCATTGTTAAGTTCAGCAACAATTTCCTCCTGAGATACCGAACAGGGAAGATCAATCACGCGGAAGAACGAACGTTGAGAACGTTCGATCCGATGAAACGTTTTATTCTTTTCTTCACTTTCATCCCGATGCTCACCAGAGATGCGGATGCGGTCACCAGTAACATCCAATTGAACATCCTCGGGTTTCAAGCCGGGCAGATCCATTTTCAGCTCCAGTGTATTCTCAGTTTCAGCCAGATCGAATGCAGCGGACTGTGGACCATTTGACCATTCACTTAGCCCCCTCGTCATCTCTCCAAACAGTTCATCCATTTCCTGTCGAATGGCTTGAAACGGATGGCGAATTGCGGGACTCATGTTCCCCGAATTTTTAGAAATCCCAGTACCAGCCATCATTCACCTCCTGGTTGTCTACAACCGTTTATTGTTCCAGAAAAATGATTCCGATTTTCATACTTCTGAAAATCAGTCAATGACGTCATTTTCTATTAATCTACAATGAGTGACTACCAGATATTCAGGTGTTAGTCTGTAGCGACTTTCATGACATAAGCTGCCCTCAGAGATTGCTGAGGAGAGATGCTGAGCCGGGAAACATAGAGCATTTCCCGGGATTCTTATCTATCGTTTGGACACCAAAAAACCTTGTCGTCTTCAGTCTGCTGCAGAAAAAGCGGGCATTCTCGGGATAATACATCGAGACTGGCACGAGCAATCAACATGTATCCTGAGCTCACTCCCACATCCACAAAATCAGCGAGGGAAGATCGCTCGCTGCAGTTTCTGCAAGTTCGATAAGGTGGCTGCAAGTACCGCGTCGATTTCATCTCCTGGCAGATCTTTCAAAAAACAGTGCCCCGTTCGATTGTCTTGCTTGAGGTAACCAATCCTCGGCTTGAAGGCACTGTGTCTCTTACGGCGTTTCTACTGGGCACTGGTCAACAATAGTAGACCGCCCCCGGGAATATGGGCAACGGTCTGACCATCAAAATCATTGCCACGATACAAAAACGGCAGCCAATTCACCGACTGTATAGAGACCATGCAACATCATCTGAACGATTCGCAATCGAACTGGATTGTGCCAGTTTTCAGACATTCTACAGCTCCAGCAAAGTCCTCAAAGGTACCCGGAGGCTATGGAGCTTTATTGTTATTTTTTTCATGGCTTTATTTGCAGTCTGTGTACAATAACTATCCAAATGATGGTTGTGATGAAACGATTTCGAAACTAGATCATTCTTCTTTCTGGTGATGATTCTGATAAGATGGACGGTAAGCAGCAAACTCAGGTACGGAAGAGCTGCTGAAACAACCACGCTCTGACAAACTCAAAGAGCATAGAAAATACATCAACGAGCACCGTCTGGACATGCTTGAAAATTGTAATTGGAAATGGAGTCATCGCCTATGAGTTTGCCGACGATTGAGCCGCAGGAAAATGATGCCATGGTATTGAATCAGGGTGTCGTGGTTTCCGTTCGTGGTAGCGTTGTCGATGTACGGTTCGAAAAGCAATTGCCTCCAATATATTCTGTGCTGCGAGCTGGGGACCAAAGGCAAATTGTTATTGAAGTTCTGGTCCAACGCGATAAGTTTCATGTGCGCGGGATTGCCTTGACGCCGACGCAGGGACTCGCGCGAGGTATGACCGTAGAAGATACGGGCGGCCCATTGCAAGCCCCGGTGGGTAAAGGGTTACTGTCGCGAATGTTTGACGTCTTCGGCAATACGATCGACCGTGAAGGGGAATTAGCCGATGTTCACTTACGTAGCGTCCATCGGGCTCCGCCAGCGTTAGCACAACGTTCGACCAAGTCAGAGATATTTGAAACGGGCATCAAAATCATTGATGTTCTTGTGCCTCTTGAACGGGGTGGTAAAGCTGGTCTATTCGGGGGAGCGGGCGTAGGTAAAACCGTATTGCTAACGGAATTGATTCACAATATGGTAGGGAATCACAAAGGCGCGAGCATATTTTGCGGCATTGGTGAACGCTGTCGCGAAGGCGAGGAACTCTACCGAGATATGAATAAAGCTGGGGTGCTTCCGAACATGGCGATGGTGTTTGGGCAAATGAATGAGCCACCGGGAGCCCGCTTTCGCGTGGGACATGTGGCATTAACCATGGCTGAATATTTCCGTGACGACGAGCATCGCGATGTGCTGCTGCTTATCGACAATATCTTTCGATTCATCCAGGCTGGCATGGAGGTGTCTGGCTTGATGGGGCAGATGCCATCGCGACTGGGGTATCAACCGACCATGGGCACGGAACTCTCAGGTTTGGAAGAACGCATTGCGAACACCGACACCGGAGCCATCACATCGATTCAGGCAGTCTATGTGCCAGCGGACGATTTCACTGATCCTGCAGCGGTACATACATTTTCTCATCTTTCGGCTTCAATTGTTCTGTCTCGTAAACGGGCCAGCGAAGGGCTCTATCCGGCTATTGATCCACTGCAGTCGAGTTCAAAAATGGCCACGCCGGGAATCGTTGGCCAGCGTCATTACGAACTGGCACAAAAAATTAGACGGACGCTGGCCCAGTACGCCGACCTTAAAGACATCATTGCGATGCTCGGTATGGAGCAACTTTCCCCTCAGGATCGAATGATCGTGGGACGCGCTCGCCGATTAGAACGCTTTCTGACTCAGCCCTTCTTCACAACTGAGCAGTTTACAGGACTCAAAGGCAAACTCGTAAGCCTCAAAGATGCCTTGAACGGTTGTGAAAGAATTCTGCGTGATGAATTTAAAGAGACCAATGAAAGCGATCTTTATATGATTGGAACGATTGACGAAGCCACCAGGAAGTCGAAGTTAAAGACAAATCCTCAGAAAACGGAGGAACACGCCAATGACGTTCATGCATCTTAAAGTGTTGCTACCGTTTCAGGTCTTTGCAGAGAAGACCGACGTCTCCCGCATTGTTGCAGAATCACGAGAAGGTTCGTTTGGCTTGCTGCCGCATCGACTGGACTGTGTCATGTCTCTCTCTCCAGGAATTTTCATGTACGAAAATGAGACGGAAGGAGAGGTTTACATCGCCATTGACGAAGGTATGCTCGTCAAATCCGGTCAGGAAGTGCTCGTCTCCGTTAGAAATGCAATTGGTGGTACAGATCTGAACCAGTTACGCGCAGCTGTTGAAAGAGAGTTTCTGACACTGGATGAACAGGAGCAAAGTATTCGCTCCACAATGACAAAATTGGAGACGGGTATTGTCCGTAGTCTTTCGGAGCTTCATCATGACTGATAAGCCGAAAGCGATTGACAATAAGAAACAAACGGCTTTTAGCCGGGAAGTCGGCGCAAAGCTGACACGAAAACTTAAGGCTCAACGTCACAACAATTATGGGGTTTGGTTTGGTTTGGGAATGATGGGGCTGATTGGCTGGTCGGTCGTAATTCCCACATTACTGGGAGTTGTTATCGGAATTTGGCTGGACAAACACTTTGGAGCACGGCACTCGTGGACGCTAACGCTGATGATCATTGGTTTGACAATCGGTTGCTGGAGTGCCTGGCAATGGGTCTTTAAGGAAGATAAAGCGATGCGAGACGAACAGGAGGATCGAGATGAATGAGGCGTTCATTCTGATTCCAGCTTGGTTAGCAGGAACCATACTGGGAACGATATTCTTTGGGGGACTCCGATGGACCATTCAGAAAGGAATCATCTCCCCATATCCGGTGCGGTGGTTTCTTGGAAGTCTTCTGCTGCGAATGAGTGTGACCTTGCTGGGATTCTACTTTGTCTCAGGCTTTCACTGGGAGCGACTGATGGCATGCCTGATAGGTTTTATCATGGCACGCATGGTCGTAATGCGGCAGACGTTCAGTTCCGTTGAAAATCCAACTCTCAACGTGCAGGAGGCCAACCATGCGTCTCAGCCCTGACGAACTGATTTTCTGGCAATTCGGATTTTTCAAAATCAATGCGACCATCGTATTCACTTGGGCAACCATGCTATTGCTGATCGTTGCCTCGAAACTGATCACGCGCAAGCTTTCTACTGACTTGCATCGCACTCGTTGGCAGAATCTGCTTGAAATCATCGTCTGCGGCATCGAAAAGCAAATCGCAGATGTGGGGCTGAGTCATCCTCTGAAGTATCTTAGCTTTCTGGGCACACTATTTTTATTCCTGGCCACAGCCAGTCTCTGCACAATTTTCCCTGGCTATGAACCGCCGACGGGCTCATTATCGACAACCGTAGCCTTGGCACTTTGCGTGTTTGTGGCGGTGCCGATGTTCGGAATCGAAGCTCATGGTTTGGGAGACTACCTGAAGTCTTACATTGAACCGACAGTCATTATGCTTCCGTTCAATATCATCAGTGAATTATCAAGAACATTGGCATTGGCCGTTCGATTATTTGGCAACATGATGAGTGGAGCGATGATCATTGCTATATTGCTCACGATTACTCCGCTCATTTTTCCAATCTTCATGACGGCACTCGGCTTGCTCACCGGAATGGTGCAGGCCTATATCTTCACGATCCTGGCTGCTGTTTATATTGCCGCTGCGACACGAATTCGTCAGCCCAATTCTAAATCCGATGGGGCCCTCTAACTTTACCTCTCCAATAAAAGGAAAAATACATGGACAGTATGACAATCATCGCGGTGACATCGATTGCCATTGCCGGGATTACCACCAGTTTCGGCTGTATGGGGCCTGCCTTCGCAGAGGGAAAGGCGGTCGCAACTGCCCTGAGCGCACTGGCTCAGCAGCCCGACGCCTCAGCTACAATCACCAGAACGCTATTTGTCGGTCTGGCGATGATCGAATCGACGGCCATTTATTGCTTTGTAGTTTCTATGATTCTCATTTTCGCCAATCCGTTCTGGAACCAGGCCATCTCCCAAGCGGCAGGAAAGTAAGCAATGCTTATTGATTGGTTCACCGTACTTGCACAGGCGATTAACTTCCTGATTCTGGTGTGGTTGATGAAACGATTTCTCTATCGCCCCATCCTGCATGCAATTGATGAGCGGGAAAAGAAGATTGCAGCAGAACTCGCAGATGCTGATGCAAAGAAAGCCGAAGCCCGAAAAGAACGCAATGATTTCGAACGGAAAAATGCAGAGTTCGATCAGCAGAAATCGGAACTGATCAGCCAGGCTACGGAGGACGCGAAAGCAGAACGCCAACGACTGATTGAGCAAGCGCGTCAGGCAGCCGATTCCTTCACTATTAAACGACAGGAATCGTTGAGAATTGACGCTCGTAACCTCAACAACGCCTTCATTCAACGGACTCAGCAGGAAGTCTTTTCCATCGCACGTAAAGCATTGATTGATCTTGCTGGCGTAAGTCTGGAAGAGCGAATGTGTGAGACATTCACAGACCGCCTGCGAGACATCGACGGTATGACAAAAGCCAGACTGACTGAGGCACTCAAGTCGTCATCGGATCCTGCTATCGTACGGAGTGCGTTTCAATTGTCTGAGAGTCAACGTCAGAAAATCCAACAGACATTCAATGAAATTATCGCAAAGGAGATTCTCGTCCGCTTTGAAACGACTCCAGATGTCATCTGCGGCATTGAGCTGACCATCAACGGACAAAAAATAGCATGGAGTCTTGCCGATTATTTAAGCTCGCTCGAAGAGAATGTTGACCAAATACTCAATAACAAACAGATGATAACTCCCGGCGCTGAGTCAAATTCTAAAGATACGCACCTCGCGGAGAGTCACTCATGAGTGAGCAACCGGAAAGCTTAAACGATCTACTCGACACTGCCTGGGCAGGGATCCATCAGGCTCAATCCGCCCTGAAACCCCGATTAATACCGCGAGAAGTCGGTACTATTACCAGTCTGAGTACAGGAATCGCCAAGGTTTCAGGCTTGCCTAATGTTGGCTTTGAAGAACTGGTTAAGTTTCCGGGCGATGTGTTAGGCATTGCATTCAACGTGGATGAGGATGAAATCGGTGTCGTGTTACTTGGCGACTATTGGCAACTTCAGGCAGGTGATGAAGTGCGGCGCACCGGACGTGTGATGGACGTGGCTGTAGGGAACGGATTACTCGGGCGGGTGATCGATCCGCTTGGGCGACCAATCGATGGCAAGGGGCTGGTCTCCACGGAAACACGTCTTCCTACAGAACGTGCTTCACCCCCAATTATGGATCGTGCTCCCGTAACGGTGCCGCTTCATACTGGTCTCAAAGTTATCGATGCACTCATTCCCATTGGACGTGGTCAACGGGAGTTGATTCTCGGTGATCGCCAGACAGGAAAAACTGCCATTGCATTGGATACCATTCTCAACCAACGGGGGCGAGATGTTGTCTGTGTTTATTGCGCGATTGGACAGCGGGCTTCCTCTGTGGCGAAAGCGGTGGCTGTTTTGCAAGAGAGCGGGGGGCTGGATCACACAGTTGTCGTAGTCTCCGAAGGCGACGATCCTCCCGGACTGGCTTACATTGCACCCTATGCAGCAACCAGTATTGCTGAATATTTCATGGAAGCAGGTCGTGATGTCCTGATTGTTTACGACGACCTGACACAACACGCACGTGCTTATCGTGAGCTCTCTTTGCTCTTGCGGCGTCCCCCCGGTCGGGAAGCCTTTCCCGGTGATATCTTCTATATTCACTCCCGGTTACTGGAGCGATCGACACATCTGTGCGAGAAACGCGGAGGAGGCTCATTAACGGCATTGCCAATCATCGAAACGGAAGCTCAGGACATTTCCGCTTACATCCCAACCAACCTGATTTCCATTACGGATGGGCAAATCTACCTGTCTCCTTCTCTCTTTGAACTGGGAGTGCTGCCCGCTGTCGATGTTGGTAAATCCGTATCACGTGTTGGCGGGAAGGCACAACGGGCAATGTATCGTGCGGTTGCAGGGGATCTTAAACTGGCATACGCCCAGTTCGAAGAATTAGAAACGTTTGCTCGATTCGGCGCCCGTCTGGATGATAACACTCTCAAAGTAATCGAGCATGGTCGACGAATCCGTGAATGTCTCAAGCAGCCCGAATTCACTCCCGTATCAGTGGCTGCCCAAATCGCAATCTTACTCGCCTTGAGCGAGGGGCTTTTTGAGGCCGTGCCACTTAACCAGATGACAGCTGCAGAACAGACCGTTCAGGATTCAGCTGAAAATATTCCGGAAGACATCTGCAAGAGATTCGAAACCGCTCAGAAATTGAATGACGAGGATCGCAAAACGATCATCGAGATTGCTCGACAATCACTTGCAGGATTCAAATCCAATCCAGACCCCAAGCCCACCTCTCCAGCATCGGTTGAGGAGGAACAAACATGAGTGACAGCCTCGCGAGAATTCGCCGTCAGATCACCACCGCCAGCGATTTGCAATCGGTTGTCAGGACGATGAAAGCGATGGCCGCTTCCAGTATCGAGCAATACGAGCAATCCGTGCGAGCATTGACTGACTACTACAGAACTATCGAATTAGGTTTGAGTGCATGTTATCGAAAAAGTAACATGATGACATTGTCAACACCTGGTAATCAACATCCAGAGTCTGGGACCATTTGCGCCATTGTGTTCGGTTCTGACCAGGGTCTGGTAGGCCGATTCAACGATGTTGTGGCCGATCATGCAATTCAGACACTTACGAAGTTTCCCGGCTCACTGGAAGTCTGGGCAGTTGGCGAACGCGTTCACGCAAGATTGTCAGATGCCGGCCTCCCAATGCAGGGACTGTTTAATGTACCAAATACCGTCAAGGCCATCGCGCCGCTGGTCGGTCAGATTCAATTGGAAAGTGTCTCTCAGCAATCTACTGAAGAACCTGCGTGTGTGTATGTCTTTCACAATCGCCCGAATTCTGGGGCATTGTACGAACCAGTCAGTCGGCGGTTGCTCCCTCTGGACACCCAATGGCAGAAAAGTTTGACCAAAGTTTCCTGGCCAACCAAGATTGTTCCAGAAGTGATGGGAAGCGAACTCTCGATATTGCGAGCCCTCATCCACGAGTATTTGTTTATCTCAATGTTTCAAGCATGTGCAGAATCACTGGCGAGTGAGAATGCGAGCCGTCTGGCCTCGATGCAACGTGCAGATCAAAATATCAATCAGTTACTCGAAGAGTTCCACGTCTCCTTCCATCGCCTCCGCCAAAGCAGCATTGATGAGGAACTGTTCGATGTCGTCGCCGGCTTTGATGCCCTTGTTGCATCCAAGGAGCATGTGAAATAGGTTGAGTTTTTCGTTTCTCAACACAACTTGCCCCGACCGCATCTGGCGTTTCACTGACAGACACAGAATGAGATTTACTTCCAAACCGGCGACAATATTCCTGATAAATAAGAAGCGTCGTGACAAACTGCTACTCTCTTGGAAACCACAATACTCACCGTGACATCAACTCAGCTTGACACTGCCGCACATGACCTGGAAGACTCATTACATCGGCTTTCGGAAGACAAGAAAGTAGTTTTCCTGAAACCCTTTCATCTTCTTCTCAGCGACAAATTCGAAACCTTGCTGTTCGATTTCCTGGCGGACTGTCGTTTTATCAGCACGCACATGTTCGAGCAGCCAATCGCGGCTCACTCCGGGGATTTTTTCGAAGTCGACAACAATAAATCGCCCACCCGGCTTGAGTGCAGACAGAATGGTAGCGAGAGTTGATTGTGGGTACTCGAAATGATGATAGACATCGCAGGTGAAAACGAGATCGAGCAACTCAGGTGGTAGATTGATCGCATCTTCATCACAAAGCACGGGAGTCACATTCGTCTGATTATGTTTACGCGCGACTTCACGGAGATGCTCCACGAATGGAACGGCAATTTCTACGGCGAATACCCAGCCTTCGGAGCCAACTTGATCCGCCATTAAAGTTGTGTACAAGCCTGTTCCCGCACCAACATCGGCCACCCGCATGCCCGGTTGGAGCTCCAGTGCAGCCAGCACCTCGTTACGAGCCGTGAAAACCTCACGACTTTCTACCTCGAATCGTTCAACCCATTCCTCAACCTTCAAATTTGGGTTTAGGAAATTCTCATTAATTCCTGGCTTCACACTCTTAGTGGGCAGTGACTTTGCATCCGTCGGTTGTTCTTGCCCGACGGAAATCTCCAACTCAGATAATAAACAGAACGCGACAATGCCTACCACCAACCAGCGGGCAAAACCAAACCTTTCCCATGCACTCATCGAATACTCTCCCTATCGGCTTGCACTAGTTCACATATCAATCCAATGAAGTTATGACGTATCTTCAATTCAAATCACCTTACATGATATCTCTTAGCAAGTTGTGCTACCACTTAATTGGGAAGTCTTTTCTGTTAGGCTTATCTGCCAAAACCATGGGAAATTGAACAGTTCTGGGGCCTTCGATCAAGCCGGATTCAAAGACTGTCAGATCGAAGACCACTAAAGGTTCGATCGGAACACTGATTTCGCGAGGCGCGAAGATCTGGTCGCGATTGTGAGTTAAAATTCAAATAGGAATGAAAAATAATGGGACTGAAATCCGGGACCGATAGGGGATGACTTATTTATTAATACAATATCCCCTGAGGCTTTTTCTTGCCCAATTTGACAGATGTGTGTAATTTGAATTCCATCAGCCACTCCCGAAAAAACGCTCTGTACATCCTATGTTGCCCAAGATCCCGGGTTGGTATAAAAATACAGTGATAAGAACGCTTGGTCTGTTTCTCCGATTTGATTAAACGCATTAAAGCACTACACTTCTAGCTGATTTAGGTCGCTGGGGTGGGGCAAATGGATGTGAAAAGGGTGAT from Rubinisphaera italica includes the following:
- a CDS encoding class I fructose-bisphosphate aldolase, which produces MNSILELLGEESGSLLDHQCQTIDKSRLTLPGPDFVSRVCANSDRNSRVLRSLETLFAHGRLSQTGYMSILPVDQGVEHSAGASFAVNPDYFDPENIVRLAIEGGCNAVASTVGVLGAVSRKYAHRIPFLVKLNHNELLTYPNSYDQRMFASVKRAYDLGAVAVGATIYFGSPESRRQIEEVSLAFETAHELGLACFLWCYLRNPAFKTDQDYHVSADLTGQANHLGVTLQADIIKQKQATNNGGYRAIQFGKTNDLVYEQLSSDHPIDLCRYQVANCYMGRAGLINSGGASSGNSDLAQAVRTAVINKRAGGMGLISGRKAFQRPLKEGIELLNRIQDVYLDSEITIA
- a CDS encoding baeRF3 domain-containing protein — its product is MCDIKTKELFEFANQNTPPLVSVYLPVEITGRESKQNSIRLRNLLKQAESTLANWWFEQPEAEKFINKVMSFAEKTVWKKRSQGMVILISDQQIHHYALPDPVPELVFVGDHFYLRPLLPVVQEQIPYMVLALSQNHVRLIQVSEGQPTQLRIPELDQMSMTVDRAQISDPGLQRHSVGSGKEILHGHQAEPDDPHSKIRLHEFCQHVFDAIKPKLTDKHGPLLLAAENRIAVEFSKVVTDQDLSSRVLSGNPDQKSVEDLQYDSLSFISEIVAGRRQKFLDDFLTRHELPDISSDLEVIFEELFTGRLESICLAEDTQVWGLYSQSTGVIEQHSERRDDDEDLLNRLAVYAISHKIPWMTFPADEMPDQSVAIGRFYKGAVTHEFHP
- a CDS encoding Hsp20/alpha crystallin family protein translates to MSPAIRHPFQAIRQEMDELFGEMTRGLSEWSNGPQSAAFDLAETENTLELKMDLPGLKPEDVQLDVTGDRIRISGEHRDESEEKNKTFHRIERSQRSFFRVIDLPCSVSQEEIVAELNNGVLTVTMPKCEEAKCHKVAIKG
- the atpD gene encoding F0F1 ATP synthase subunit beta is translated as MSLPTIEPQENDAMVLNQGVVVSVRGSVVDVRFEKQLPPIYSVLRAGDQRQIVIEVLVQRDKFHVRGIALTPTQGLARGMTVEDTGGPLQAPVGKGLLSRMFDVFGNTIDREGELADVHLRSVHRAPPALAQRSTKSEIFETGIKIIDVLVPLERGGKAGLFGGAGVGKTVLLTELIHNMVGNHKGASIFCGIGERCREGEELYRDMNKAGVLPNMAMVFGQMNEPPGARFRVGHVALTMAEYFRDDEHRDVLLLIDNIFRFIQAGMEVSGLMGQMPSRLGYQPTMGTELSGLEERIANTDTGAITSIQAVYVPADDFTDPAAVHTFSHLSASIVLSRKRASEGLYPAIDPLQSSSKMATPGIVGQRHYELAQKIRRTLAQYADLKDIIAMLGMEQLSPQDRMIVGRARRLERFLTQPFFTTEQFTGLKGKLVSLKDALNGCERILRDEFKETNESDLYMIGTIDEATRKSKLKTNPQKTEEHANDVHAS
- a CDS encoding F0F1 ATP synthase subunit epsilon yields the protein MHLKVLLPFQVFAEKTDVSRIVAESREGSFGLLPHRLDCVMSLSPGIFMYENETEGEVYIAIDEGMLVKSGQEVLVSVRNAIGGTDLNQLRAAVEREFLTLDEQEQSIRSTMTKLETGIVRSLSELHHD
- a CDS encoding AtpZ/AtpI family protein, which gives rise to MTDKPKAIDNKKQTAFSREVGAKLTRKLKAQRHNNYGVWFGLGMMGLIGWSVVIPTLLGVVIGIWLDKHFGARHSWTLTLMIIGLTIGCWSAWQWVFKEDKAMRDEQEDRDE
- a CDS encoding ATP synthase subunit I, which encodes MNEAFILIPAWLAGTILGTIFFGGLRWTIQKGIISPYPVRWFLGSLLLRMSVTLLGFYFVSGFHWERLMACLIGFIMARMVVMRQTFSSVENPTLNVQEANHASQP
- a CDS encoding F0F1 ATP synthase subunit A, whose translation is MRLSPDELIFWQFGFFKINATIVFTWATMLLLIVASKLITRKLSTDLHRTRWQNLLEIIVCGIEKQIADVGLSHPLKYLSFLGTLFLFLATASLCTIFPGYEPPTGSLSTTVALALCVFVAVPMFGIEAHGLGDYLKSYIEPTVIMLPFNIISELSRTLALAVRLFGNMMSGAMIIAILLTITPLIFPIFMTALGLLTGMVQAYIFTILAAVYIAAATRIRQPNSKSDGAL
- a CDS encoding F0F1 ATP synthase subunit C, translated to MDSMTIIAVTSIAIAGITTSFGCMGPAFAEGKAVATALSALAQQPDASATITRTLFVGLAMIESTAIYCFVVSMILIFANPFWNQAISQAAGK
- a CDS encoding F0F1 ATP synthase subunit delta, whose protein sequence is MLIDWFTVLAQAINFLILVWLMKRFLYRPILHAIDEREKKIAAELADADAKKAEARKERNDFERKNAEFDQQKSELISQATEDAKAERQRLIEQARQAADSFTIKRQESLRIDARNLNNAFIQRTQQEVFSIARKALIDLAGVSLEERMCETFTDRLRDIDGMTKARLTEALKSSSDPAIVRSAFQLSESQRQKIQQTFNEIIAKEILVRFETTPDVICGIELTINGQKIAWSLADYLSSLEENVDQILNNKQMITPGAESNSKDTHLAESHS